taccggccggtttgaccggtttaccggccggtttgaccggtttgaattcaaaagctcccgtgcaaccggtttaccggccggttttaccggtttaccgaccggtttgaccggtttaccggccggttttaccggtttgaccggtgggctttaatgggccggcccattttttcttttttcttttttgatttaactttaaatccccgcaaactatactaaatgaacgaatttttgagaaaatttgatactATTAGATTCAttacaccttgaagtatttttaggaattttttgggaatttttcattttttaaatttaaatttaaattttggccggttaggtaccggaccaaaccggaaccgggccggttcccaccggtttggtgaaccttgGTCACAACTGCGCAAATGCCACTGAAATTTACTTTTACAATAGATTTTGTATACAAAGCTACTACTCCCACcatcctaaattattagtcTTTTTAACTTTTCTATATTCatagtttttgctatgtatctacaTACATATTATATGATGCATAGCAAATACCATGAATCTAGAATCTAGAAAGccaaaacaactaataatttggtacggagggagtagtaccaTGTATTCGTACTGCTGAGTAGTTCATTTTCACAGCCGAAAgtgttttgtgtgtgtgtgtgtacaaACTAGGCGCCAGCATCCACTAATCTCACAAAAACAAACACCATCCAAAACGAGAGCATGCTTAGAGAAATATGATTAGTGAGCAGCCAGTTTTAAGTTGGCAGGAATGCGAACAGCTAAACTGCAACTGAACCAAATCCCGTTCATGTTTTACGAACATGAATAGATGCAAATGCAGGAGACGAGCTGCACCAGGTGAGAATCACAGCCGAGCAGTTGAACTTTGATGCTACAGTCGAGGAGCTAAAATCGGGTGTTCGTTTTCCAAAtgtacacataaagatcatgcCAATGAAAGGCAACGACGCTACCACTTCATTCAAATGCACCACAATACAAACACAGACAGGTTACACAGACGCAAAACTTCCGCAGCATTTTCCTGATTCTGGGGCTAGAGGATTTCAGTACAGCAGAAACACGACCCCGTCCAGGGCAGGTGCTGTGAAGAGCAATGGTGCAAAAATAAATCTAGAATAATTTTAATCATGGTCATCTTCCGCATCGACCATTTCCAAGCTTTCTAGAAGGTTGCCACTTTCATGGTTCCCGACCACTTCACCACCCTCAAAAACCAGCTGGATCTACAAGCAAAACAACAAATTAGTTTGTAGATGACAAGTCCGACACAAGGCCAAATGGTAGTTGAAGATAGACACAGCAAGGTAAGTACAGTAAGACCAACTGGTGTTGCAAAAATACACACCACATTTAGCTATTAACAAGTCTATGCAAGACATGATAAACTAGATGGTCGTTGGAAGCCCGACACAGCAAGGCAATTACAGTAAGACCAACTGGTGTTGCAAAAAAGCACACTACATTAGCTATTGACAAGTCTGATGCAACGCATGATAATATGTTACAGCAAGCCGGCACAACTGTTTCTTCTTGCAAAAGCACACATTTTTAAACTTTGTTATAGAACcgaattttaaaaaaacaataCTACTAAGTATTATACTATATTTTAGCTGATTCTAAGCCTTTGATGAGACATGACCATCTCAATTGAAGACCAACTATAGTAAGGCTAAAGCTAAGGGCAAAAACTGACGCTAGTGGAGAAGAGAAGGAACCGAGTAAATAGGAAACTTCACAGCAACCATGCACATAAGGGCCTAGATGACCATGAAAAGAATATATTTTACATACCCAGTGAaagccacttcatcttctggAAATGTATGCAGCACCAGTCGACCTGAAACATAAAAGAAATTCACAGCCGGTCAGCATTTGGAAGGCAAGCTAGGCTGTGATATCAAATCATGTCAGTAATGGTCTATACCTTCCCTGTTGCTTTCCGCCATAACCATGTCTGATATTACTTGCACCTTTGTCATGTCTTACTCCATTCACAGCAGCTGTGTGCATGGATGGCTGCCCTGTTTGAACTTCATCTGAGAACCCATTGTCTTGGGTGTTTCTTAATTTGCCAGATATTGTTACATCGTTGACCCCCTGAATGATGTTAAATTGATCTGTGAATCCATTTCCAGAAGGAATTGCACCTGATCTGGAATCAACTGCAGGCCCTctcttttgccgagtgctttgtGCCACAGGAGTAACAGCAACAGAAGGTAACAACGATGAGTACTGGGCAGAAGATGATGTAGCAGCAGCAATTTTTGCAGCAGCTGTAGTAGCAGAGATGATCTGTTGTGCTCCTTCACGAAGGTGAATGAAGTCTCCCTCAATCACAAAGAGCTGCACAAGCGATTAATATGTCAGATCCACAAGCTATCTAGTATTGACAGATTGACTATGCTGCATGAAAGCACACCTCTGGATGACTAGCCACAAAGTCATCCAGCTTCCCGTATTGCTTCTTGTAGTCATGCCAGTGAAGAGGAGCCAACATTTTTCCGAGCCTATTTGGCAGCTGACAAAAAATAGCACATGAATCAGAATTTATTCTGTACCCTAGCAACTTAATTAGGATGAAAAGTAGCTCACAGTTGTACTAATTCTGATTCCACCCTCAGGTCCTGCAGGAACTGCACGTACGATGCAAGCCAATAGAGATCTCTCATCTAGGAGAGCAGGCTCCTTCGGTATACGAGGTAATTGTGAACCAAAACCACCACCAGCTGATTTCACTGTGTCAACCTGATTTACAACATTAGGATTGAATTCTGCTGCATTATTTTTGAAGTGAATCTGGGTAGCTGACACAGAAGAATTCGAAGGTTTATGCTGCTGCCTAGGTACAGGCTCAGGTTGCTTGTCAGTTGCAGCTCTTTCATCCTGGTTGTCAATAGGGAACTCAATGTGAGATGCTCACAAATAGAATGAAaaaacaaacaagaaacacataGTAAAATAAAAACCTTTGATTCAGTCGTTTTCTCTTGATGTTCAACCATGCCAGTACAGATGTTCACATTTGATGGTGAATCCTGTTCTTTGAAGGCCTTTTGCTGCTCATCATAGACTACATGTTCAGCTACATTCGTTTCCAGAACCTGTGATGTTTTCTGTTTTTTAAACAAAAAATAGTAGCAGGGACTATTACATAAGTTCATGAGCCATTTCAAAATTGCAGAAAAAGCAAGCATCAAGCAAACGACTAACCGTAAGTTCATGAATTGATTCTGCAGGCACACTAGCAGGACTCTGCTGTTGTTTTCCATGGGCATTAAGATAATCTGGATGGCTAGTCTTACTTGGCTTAGAGGACAGCTCATCGGTATTATTAGCACCTGGCTGTAATGAAGTCTGGTCTGATTGGGAAGGTTGATAGTTTgtttcatcttgtggttgtgaggcaTTTTGTATTTCCTAAATGAAAATACATTCAATGCAAAATCAGAATTCACAAACTTTAAATTATGATGTGCAAAGTGCTTCAAAAATGTAATTACCTGCTGATTTGCCCAATGTATGTTTGGTTGAATTGTAGATTGTGACTGAAAACTGCCAAATTGAGGAACACCAGAGTTGGGTGAAGCTAAAGGTTGAGGAATACCTTGATGAATCATATAAGATTGCAACCCAGTAATATGCGCAGGAGGAGCATAACTGCCTATGCCCAACAGAGAAGACGGAATGGGTACAGCAGAGGCATTATTGCCCTAAGAAAAAGAGTTGCGCATCTTGTAAGTACTTTGTAACAACAAAGTTATGTGTTAAATAGGAGTACAGAAAATACCACCATAATGGTCATTGAAAACATGAAGATCAGAAAATAAGGGCAGAAGGTACTACAACAATAACTAGAGATAGAAAGGGCTCAAAGAAACAGATAAGGTGGAAGCGcaaaatagaaagagaaaagggCATAATGAATTGCATTGAACTTAAGTCGACCAAACAAAAGTGACTATTGAACCTTCACCTCCAAAAGACAAATATTTAAATTGCTTACTGAAATTACTTGAAATCAATAATACCTTTACAGAGACATCCACACTTCCATTATTTTTCAATTGCTGGTTGCCGTCTGCTGTAGCACTACCATTTGAAGCCACGCTGTTCGCTATGCTTTGAACAAATGATGATTCAGCTGACCCCTCCCGAGAAACTTGTGGACCATCTTTTTGTGCACCAGACCGTTCCCTTGCCTCAGTTAATTCTAGTTGAAGTTGTTGTATCGTATGTAAATATCCCCGCTGCATTTCAGCATACTGTGGAAAAACATGAGGAAGAAGTGATATTCTAGTCTAACAAAGGGAATATGACAAAAACTAGTGTAATATAGGAAACCAAAGCATATGTGAATACTGGAATAGTGTTTTTGAGCTAAAGAAACTTACCTGCTGCTGGGAACTAATCCAATATTGATTAAACTGCTCCATGCGCTCACGTAACTCAACTTGTAGGGATTGAGACTGCAAAACATCCATATCTCGAACTTGGGCAACCCAAGCATGGGCTTCTCTCAACTGCTCGTCTTTGTAAAGAATGTTCTCTTGGGCAACCCTATGCTGGAAAAAAATAAAGTGATTATTCATCAGTGCCTGGATTTAGAATTACAAATATTTTTAGTTTGAGAAAGAAATCATGCAACAGCGAGTATTCAAGAAGGAACTCTCCGATAGTCCTATAACTAACTTACATTTTCAATGTTCAGGCACCAGTATAGAAAACTAAACAAAAAGTGCTATAGCCTAAGATTCTCAAGACAATAAGCAAACGTACCAACAAAATAATGAGACATGCAGAAGTATTGGAACATATTACAGAGCTACTTAGCATATGCTATCAGGATTCTTGCAGTAAATTCATTTCAGACAACTAGAATGTTAGTTATTTGAAAATTGGAAGGTACACCAGCTTTTGTCAGAGAGATCATGCAAAGTAGAACAATACTCTATCAGAGATGAAATGTTCAGTTTTAGTAACACGGTAATGTATTGACGGTATTACCCGAGAAGACAAGGACTATATAAGAAGAGTGAAATGGAGATGAATACCTGTTCCTCTAATGCAATGAACTGGCTTTCTTTTTCTCGCAGATGCTCTTGGAGATCATGAATTTGTTTAAGATGTTGGGCTCTTTCAGCTTCAGAGTTGTCACGTTCCCTTCTGCAGGAAATTAGAAAAATTTGAGTATAAGTTTTATTTTGCAATGAACTGCCAATTGTGAAAACTATGAATAATTAAAGGAACAATTTCCTAATTGTAAATGAATACGTGAAGTGGGCCTTTTTTTTACTGAGATGAAGGCGACCGGTAAGGTGGCTTGCAATAGAAGCAGCCCTTCAGAGCAACTTAACAAATCCACAGCACATATGGCACAGAAATTTGAATGATGCTTTTCAAATTGTAAAGGTGTTTTAACTCTATGAAAAACTATTCTAAGTAGTGAAATCCTATGTAGCACCgatacggatacgcggatacgtcaAATTTTTGCAAAAGTTAAAGGCACAAAGGTGTATCGgagtatcggatacggatacgtggATATGTATCGGATACGTGATATGGGGTCATGTTGAAGTATCGGGGTTATAGAGGTGAAATCTGGTTCAATACCAAGCAATTTCAGACATTATGAATAGTACCTGACAGTTGCCAGTTCTTTGGTCTGTTCTCTAAGAAGATCTTGATTTGCCCACACCtgacaaaacaaaataaaaaaagatgtCAGACATTTTCGTCACCTCTTACTGTGAATATTGTAACATGTAAGAAGACCACTAACCGTTTGATGATCAATCTTCAAAGCATTCAATTCTCTTTCCTTGTCATTGAGTTTCATTTCTAGCTCCAGAATGTACTGCTCCCGCTCATGCAGTTGATCCTGTTCGATCCGAACATTAAATTTAGTTTCGAATAAGGGCCAGAAAATCAGCAGGTATCTGTATGAGCATACCCCATGTGTCACTGACATAAAACAAGGTAAGAAGCAAAAACAGGAAATCAAAACAAAATGACTAGTGAAGTTCCAAGAAGCCACCCTGTGTCTTCCTTATAGAAGCAAAAGGAAACCACCAATAACAAGGAATCATGTAAATGATACCCAGGACACTTCTCAATTTCAGCTGAACCCAACGAGGGCAGCTTGGCTTATAGCCGCTTGATTGAAATGGTAAAGGTAAAGTCTCACGGTTACAAAGGATGGCTGCTGCTTATATAGAGCAGGGCCTCTACTAGCAATAAAGCAAAGAGCTTCTTGGGAACCAAGGCATCTCATGATCAACTTGAGAGCCAAGGCACCCCTACTGATAAAGCAAAAAGTGCATAAAGTAAGATACAAGTGCTAGCTTAACTCTAACAATCTCCCCCTTAAGCCTAACACTAGGTGACCTGCTTCAAGCcaatcttcctcctcatctcctGGAACTTGGTCTTGCCCAGTGACTTGGTAAGGATGTCGGCAAGCTGGTCAGCAGTGGCGATGTAGTTGGCCTTGATGCTCCCTTCCTCCAGACAGTCCCTGATGAAATGGAACTTAGTCCTAATGTGCTTGCTCCTGTCATGGAAGACATGGTTCTTGGCCAGAGCTAGGGCAGATTTGCTGTCCATCTTAAGCTTTACTGCTTCCATCTTCCTGTCCAGGAGCTCCCCAAGCAGCCTTGACAACCACAGCGCTTGAGTTGCTGCGGTGGTGGTTGCAATGTACTCAGCTTCGCAGCTGGACAATGCCACCACCCTTTGCTTCACAGACTGCCAGATGACCAAGCAATCTCCCAGGAAGAACAGAGTCCCACTGGTGCTCTTGCTTGAATCCACGTCGCCGGCGAGATCACTGTCGCAGTAACCGACGAAGTGCGCTGTGCCCGGAGCCCTCTTGTAGTGCAGACCGAAGTCCAAGGTCCCGGCCACATAGCGCAGCACACGCTTGATCGCCTACAGATGCTCCGCCGTGGGCCGTTGCATGAATCGGCTCAGGAACCCGACCGCGAACGCGAGGTCCGGCCGAGTGTGGACGAGGTACTGCAGGCTGCCGACAAGCCGCCGGTAGTGTGTGGGATCCACTTCCTCCGCCTTGCTCTCCCGCTGAGCCGCAGCTTCTCCTCCATTGGTGTGGCGGCTGGATTGCAGCCCACCATTCCTCCCAGCTCGAGGATGCGCACCTCGACGCCAAGGTAGAAGCAGAGGAGGCCGAGGTCGCTCATGTCGAAGTGCTCCTTCATGGCGGCCTTGAAGTTCTCCACCTCCCCCTGATCGGCGCCGGTAATGATGAGGTCATCGACGTAGACGCCGACGAGCAGGACAATGCGCCCACTGCCCCGCCTGTACACCGCCGCTTCATGCGCGCTCTGCGTGAACCCTATCTTCTTCAATGTGGTGTCCAGCTTCACGTTCCAGGCGCGCGGTGCTTGCCTCAGCCCGTAAAGGACCTTGCGCAGCCGGTAGACCttcccttcttctccggcgacggcgaagcCCGATGGCTGTCACACGTACACCTCCTCCTTGAGGTCGCCGTTGAGGAAAGCGGACTTCACGTCCATGTGGTGCACCTTCCACCCTTCCTGCGCCGCCAGTGCAAGAAGAACCCGCACGGATTCCATCCTCGCCACCGGCGCGAAAGCATCTTCGAAGCCAATGCCTTCCTGTTGCACGAATCCGCGCGCCACCAGCCGGGCCTTATGCCTGGTCACCATCCCCTTCTCGTCCTTCTTGAGCTTGTACACCCACTTGAGGGAGATTGGGCGATGGCCGGCGGGCAGCTGCACCAGCTCCcacgtcttgttcttctccaCAGCTTGGAGCTCCTGCTTCATGGCGGCCTCCCACGCTGGATCGCCCTTGGCTTCCACATATCCGGTCGGCTCGCCAGCATGAgagaggtggagctgggcgaagAGTCGCGGCGCCTGACCTGGAGGAGAGTCGTTGCCGAGGATGTTCTCCATCGTGCGGTAGCGGAGGGGCTCATCATCGTAGGATGCATCGAGCctgtcctcgtcatcctccagaGGCGTGGCGTGCTCGATCTCTGGCGCAGGGGTTGGAATTGGTGCTACCGGCGTGGTTTCTTCTTGAAAC
The Panicum virgatum strain AP13 chromosome 6N, P.virgatum_v5, whole genome shotgun sequence genome window above contains:
- the LOC120677316 gene encoding uncharacterized protein LOC120677316 — encoded protein: METAAARKEWRAVPDAPLRSNGAEDAADHGKLSQPEDRAIYEEGAGGLDDFCAITIDGSGGLSEDILQQRLQSVVRQREELQQVEIELRAQAIAHPQIIEAQQSFQAAAKEHAAAAAKLKDQLHEREQYILELEMKLNDKERELNALKIDHQTVWANQDLLREQTKELATVRRERDNSEAERAQHLKQIHDLQEHLREKESQFIALEEQHRVAQENILYKDEQLREAHAWVAQVRDMDVLQSQSLQVELRERMEQFNQYWISSQQQYAEMQRGYLHTIQQLQLELTEARERSGAQKDGPQVSREGSAESSFVQSIANSVASNGSATADGNQQLKNNGSVDVSVKGNNASAVPIPSSLLGIGSYAPPAHITGLQSYMIHQGIPQPLASPNSGVPQFGSFQSQSTIQPNIHWANQQEIQNASQPQDETNYQPSQSDQTSLQPGANNTDELSSKPSKTSHPDYLNAHGKQQQSPASVPAESIHELTKTSQVLETNVAEHVVYDEQQKAFKEQDSPSNVNICTGMVEHQEKTTESKDERAATDKQPEPVPRQQHKPSNSSVSATQIHFKNNAAEFNPNVVNQVDTVKSAGGGFGSQLPRIPKEPALLDERSLLACIVRAVPAGPEGGIRISTTLPNRLGKMLAPLHWHDYKKQYGKLDDFVASHPELFVIEGDFIHLREGAQQIISATTAAAKIAAATSSSAQYSSLLPSVAVTPVAQSTRQKRGPAVDSRSGAIPSGNGFTDQFNIIQGVNDVTISGKLRNTQDNGFSDEVQTGQPSMHTAAVNGVRHDKGASNIRHGYGGKQQGRSTGAAYISRR